A window of Symphalangus syndactylus isolate Jambi chromosome 24, NHGRI_mSymSyn1-v2.1_pri, whole genome shotgun sequence contains these coding sequences:
- the NOP56 gene encoding nucleolar protein 56 isoform X1, which produces MVLLHVLFEHAVGYALLALKEVEEISLLQPQVEESVLNLGKFHNIVRLVAFCPFASSQVALENANAVSEGVVHEDLRLLLETHLPSKKKKVLLGVGDPKIGAAIQEELGYNCQTGGVIAEILRGVRLHFHNLVKGLTDLSACKAQLGLGHSYSRAKVKFNVNRVDNMIIQSISLLDQLDKDINTFSMRVREWYGYHFPELVKIINDNATYCRLAQFIGNRRELNEEKLEKLEELTMDGAKAKAILDASRSSMGMDISAIDLINIESFSSRVVSLSEYRQSLHTYLRSKMSQVAPSLSALIGEAVGARLIAHAGSLTNLAKYPASTVQILGAEKALFRALKTRGNTPKYGLIFHSTFIGRAAAKNKGRISRYLANKCSIASRIDCFSEVPTSVFGEKLREQVEERLSFYETGEIPRKNLDVMKEAMVQAEEAAAEITRKLEKQEKKRLKKEKKRLAALALASSENSSSTPEECEEMSEKPKKKKKQKPQEVPQENGMEDPSISFSKPKKKKSFSKEELMSSDLEETAGSTSLPKRKKSSPKEETVNDPEEAGHRSGSKKKRKFSKEEPVSSGPEEAAGKSSSKKKKKFHKASQED; this is translated from the exons ATG GTGCTGTTGCACGTGCTGTTTGAGCACGCGGTAGGCTACGCGCTGCTGGCGCTGAAGGAAGTGGAGGAGATCAGTCTGCTGCAGCCGCAG GTGGAGGAGTCCGTGCTCAACCTGGGCAAATTCCACAACATCGTTCGTCTGGTGGCCTTTTGTCCCTTTGCCTCATCCCAGGTTGCCTTGGAAAATGCCAACGCCGTGTCTGAAG GGGTTGTTCATGAGGACCTCCGCCTGCTCTTGGAGACCCACCTGCCgtccaaaaagaagaaagtacTCTTGGGAGTTGGGGATCCCAAGATTGGTGCTGCAATACAGGAGGAGTTAGGGTACAACTGCCAGACTGGAGGCGTCATAGCTGAGATCCTGCGAG GAGTTCGTCTGCACTTCCACAATCTGGTGAAGGGTCTGACCGATCTGTCAGCTTGTAAAGCACAGCTGGGGTTGGGACACAGCTATTCCCGTGCCAAAGTTAAGTTTAATGTGAACCGGGTGGACAATATGATCATCCAGTCCATTAGCCTCCTGGACCAGCTGGATAAGGACATCAATACCTTCTCTATGCGTGTCAG GGAGTGGTACGGGTATCACTTTCCGGAGCTGGTGAAGATCATCAACGACAATGCCACATACTGCCGTCTTGCCCAGTTTATTGGAAACCGAAGGGaactgaatgaggaaaagctgGAGAAGCTGGAGGAGCTGACAATGGATGGGGCCAAGGCTAAGGCTATTCTGGATGCCTCACGGTCCTCCATGG GCATGGACATATCTGCCATTGACTTGATAAACATCGAGAGCTTCTCCAGTCGTGTGGTGTCTTTATCTGAATACCGCCAGAGCCTACACACTTACCTGCGCTCCAAGATGAGCCAAGTAGCCCCCAGCCTGTCAGCCCTAATTGGGGAAGCG GTAGGTGCACGTCTCATCGCACATGCTGGCAGCCTCACCAACCTGGCCAAGTATCCAGCATCCACAGTGCAGATCCTTGGGGCTGAAAAGGCCCTGTTCAG AGCCCTGAAGACAAGGGGTAACACTCCAAAATATGGACTCATTTTCCACTCCACCTTCATTGGCCGAGCAGCTGCCAAGAACAAAGGCCGCATCTCCCGATACCTGGCAAACAAATGCAGTATTGCCTCACGAATCGATTGCTTCTCTG AGGTGCCCACGAGTGTATTCGGGGAGAAGCTTCGAGAACAAGTTGAAGAGCGACTGTCCTTCTATGAGACTGGAGAGATACCACGAAAGAATCTGGATGTCATGAAGGAAGCAATGGTTCAG GCAGAGGAAGCGGCTGCAGAGATTACTAGGAAGCTGGAGAAACAGGAGAAGAAACGcttaaagaaggaaaagaaacggCTGGCTGCACTTGCCCTCGCATCTTCAGAAAACAGCAGTAGTACTCCAGAGGAGTGTGAG GAGATGAGTGAAAaacccaaaaagaagaaaaagcaaaagcccCAGGAGGTTCCtcaggagaatggaatggaagatcCATCTATCTCTTTCTCCAAacccaagaaaaagaaatctttttccaAGGAGGAGTTGATGAGTAGTGATCTTGAAGAGACCGCTGGCAGCACCAGTCTTCCCAAGAGGAAGAAGTCTTCACCCAAGGAGGAAACAGTTAATGACCCCGAAGAGGCAGGCCACAGAAGTGGCtccaagaaaaagaggaaattctcCAAAGAGGAGCCGGTCAGCAGTGGGCCTGAAGAGGCGGCTGGCAAGAGCAGctccaagaagaagaaaaagttccATAAAGCATCCCAGGAAGATTag
- the NOP56 gene encoding nucleolar protein 56 isoform X2 — protein MVLLHVLFEHAVGYALLALKEVEEISLLQPQVEESVLNLGKFHNIVRLVAFCPFASSQVALENANAVSEGVVHEDLRLLLETHLPSKKKKVLLGVGDPKIGAAIQEELGYNCQTGGVIAEILRGVRLHFHNLVKGLTDLSACKAQLGLGHSYSRAKVKFNVNRVDNMIIQSISLLDQLDKDINTFSMRVREWYGYHFPELVKIINDNATYCRLAQFIGNRRELNEEKLEKLEELTMDGAKAKAILDASRSSMGMDISAIDLINIESFSSRVVSLSEYRQSLHTYLRSKMSQVAPSLSALIGEAVGARLIAHAGSLTNLAKYPASTVQILGAEKALFRALKTRGNTPKYGLIFHSTFIGRAAAKNKGRISRYLANKCSIASRIDCFSEVPTSVFGEKLREQVEERLSFYETGEIPRKNLDVMKEAMVQAEEAAAEITRKLEKQEKKRLKKEKKRLAALALASSENSSSTPEECEEGDRC, from the exons ATG GTGCTGTTGCACGTGCTGTTTGAGCACGCGGTAGGCTACGCGCTGCTGGCGCTGAAGGAAGTGGAGGAGATCAGTCTGCTGCAGCCGCAG GTGGAGGAGTCCGTGCTCAACCTGGGCAAATTCCACAACATCGTTCGTCTGGTGGCCTTTTGTCCCTTTGCCTCATCCCAGGTTGCCTTGGAAAATGCCAACGCCGTGTCTGAAG GGGTTGTTCATGAGGACCTCCGCCTGCTCTTGGAGACCCACCTGCCgtccaaaaagaagaaagtacTCTTGGGAGTTGGGGATCCCAAGATTGGTGCTGCAATACAGGAGGAGTTAGGGTACAACTGCCAGACTGGAGGCGTCATAGCTGAGATCCTGCGAG GAGTTCGTCTGCACTTCCACAATCTGGTGAAGGGTCTGACCGATCTGTCAGCTTGTAAAGCACAGCTGGGGTTGGGACACAGCTATTCCCGTGCCAAAGTTAAGTTTAATGTGAACCGGGTGGACAATATGATCATCCAGTCCATTAGCCTCCTGGACCAGCTGGATAAGGACATCAATACCTTCTCTATGCGTGTCAG GGAGTGGTACGGGTATCACTTTCCGGAGCTGGTGAAGATCATCAACGACAATGCCACATACTGCCGTCTTGCCCAGTTTATTGGAAACCGAAGGGaactgaatgaggaaaagctgGAGAAGCTGGAGGAGCTGACAATGGATGGGGCCAAGGCTAAGGCTATTCTGGATGCCTCACGGTCCTCCATGG GCATGGACATATCTGCCATTGACTTGATAAACATCGAGAGCTTCTCCAGTCGTGTGGTGTCTTTATCTGAATACCGCCAGAGCCTACACACTTACCTGCGCTCCAAGATGAGCCAAGTAGCCCCCAGCCTGTCAGCCCTAATTGGGGAAGCG GTAGGTGCACGTCTCATCGCACATGCTGGCAGCCTCACCAACCTGGCCAAGTATCCAGCATCCACAGTGCAGATCCTTGGGGCTGAAAAGGCCCTGTTCAG AGCCCTGAAGACAAGGGGTAACACTCCAAAATATGGACTCATTTTCCACTCCACCTTCATTGGCCGAGCAGCTGCCAAGAACAAAGGCCGCATCTCCCGATACCTGGCAAACAAATGCAGTATTGCCTCACGAATCGATTGCTTCTCTG AGGTGCCCACGAGTGTATTCGGGGAGAAGCTTCGAGAACAAGTTGAAGAGCGACTGTCCTTCTATGAGACTGGAGAGATACCACGAAAGAATCTGGATGTCATGAAGGAAGCAATGGTTCAG GCAGAGGAAGCGGCTGCAGAGATTACTAGGAAGCTGGAGAAACAGGAGAAGAAACGcttaaagaaggaaaagaaacggCTGGCTGCACTTGCCCTCGCATCTTCAGAAAACAGCAGTAGTACTCCAGAGGAGTGTGAG GAAGGAGATAGGTGCTGA
- the IDH3B gene encoding isocitrate dehydrogenase [NAD] subunit beta, mitochondrial isoform X2, whose product MATENKARDKVLAHPMTSPPARKRRNGREQAVLVGAERSARNSIQAGSRGTGPRQLQASLPTRLPSGNMAALSGVRWLTRALVSAGNPGAWRGLSTSAAAHAASRSQAEDVRVEGSFPVTMLPGDGVGPELMHAVKEVFKAAAVPVEFQEHHLSEVQNMASEEKLEQVLSSMKENKVAIIGKIHTPMEYKGELASYDMRLRRKLDLFANVVHVKSLPGYMTRHNNLDLVIIREQTEGEYSSLEHESARGVIECLKIVTRAKSQRIAKFAFDYATKKGRSKVTAVHKANIMKLGDGLFLQCCEEVAELYPKIKFETMIIDNCCMQLVQNPYQFDVLVMPNLYGNIIDNLAAGLVGGAGVVPGESYSAEYAVFETGARHPFAQAVGRNIANPTAMLLSASNMLRHLNLEYHSSMIADAVKKVIKVGKVRTSDMGGYATCHDFTEAVIAALPHP is encoded by the exons ATGGCGACTGAAAACAAAGCAAGAGACAAAGTGCTTGCGCATCCCATGACCTCCCCACCGGCAAGAAAGAGGAGAAACGGGCGTGAGCAAGCAGTGCTGGTTGGCGCAGAGAGAAGTGCCAGAAACTCAATACAGGCCGGAAGTCGGGGTACGGGGCCGCGCCAGCTTCAGGCGTCACTTCCCACGCGACTTCCTTCGGGAAACATGGCGGCACTGAGCGGTGTCCGCTGGCTGACCCGA GCGCTGGTCTCCGCCGGGAACCCTGGGGCATGGAGAGGTCTGAGTACCTCGGCCGCGGCGCACGCTGCATCGCGGAGCCAG GCCGAGGACGTGAGGGTGGAGGGCTCCTTTCCCGTGACCATGCTTCCGGGAGACGGTGTGGGGCCTGAGCTGATGCACGCCGTCAAGGAGGTGTTCAAG GCTGCCGCTGTCCCAGTGGAGTTCCAGGAGCACCACCTGAGTGAGGTGCAGAATATGGCATCTGAGGAGAAGCTGGAGCAGGTGCTGAGTTCCATGAAGGAGAACAAAGTGGCCATCATTG GAAAGATTCATACCCCGATGGAGTATAAGGGGGAGCTAGCCTCCTATGATATGCGGCTGAG GCGTAAGTTGGACTTATTTGCCAACGTAGTCCATGTGAAGTCACTTCCTGGGTATATGACTCGGCACAACAATCTAGACCTGGTGATCATTCGAGAGCAGACGGAAGGGGAGTACAGCTCTTTGGAACATGAG AGTGCAAGGGGTGTGATTGAGTGTTTGAAGATTGTCACACGAGCCAAGTCTCAGCGGATTGCAAAGTTTGCCTTTGACTATGCCACCAAGAAGGGGCGGAGCAAGGTCACTGCTGTCCACAAGGCCAACATCAT GAAACTTGGGGATGGGTTGTTCCTGCAGTGCTGTGAGGAAGTTGCTGAACTGTACCCCAAAATCAAATTTGAGACAATGATCATAGACAACTGCTGCATGCAG CTGGTGCAGAATCCTTACCAGTTTGATGTGCTTGTGATGCCCAATCTCTATGGGAACATTATTGACAATCTGGCTGCTGGCCTGGTTGGGGGAGCTGGTGTGGTCCCTGGTGAGAGCTATAGTGCAGAATATGCAGTCTTTGAGACG GGTGCCCGGCACCCATTTGCCCAGGCAGTGGGCAGGAATATAGCCAATCCCACGGCCATGCTGCTGTCGGCTTCCAACATGCTGCGGCATCTTAA TCTTGAGTATCACTCCAGCATGATTGCAGATGCGGTGAAGAAGGTGATCAAAGTTGGCAAG GTTCGAACCTCTGACATGGGTGGCTATGCTACTTGCCATGACTTCACTGAGGCTGTCATTGCTGCCTTGCCCCACCCATAA
- the IDH3B gene encoding isocitrate dehydrogenase [NAD] subunit beta, mitochondrial isoform X1: MATENKARDKVLAHPMTSPPARKRRNGREQAVLVGAERSARNSIQAGSRGTGPRQLQASLPTRLPSGNMAALSGVRWLTRALVSAGNPGAWRGLSTSAAAHAASRSQAEDVRVEGSFPVTMLPGDGVGPELMHAVKEVFKAAAVPVEFQEHHLSEVQNMASEEKLEQVLSSMKENKVAIIGKIHTPMEYKGELASYDMRLRRKLDLFANVVHVKSLPGYMTRHNNLDLVIIREQTEGEYSSLEHESARGVIECLKIVTRAKSQRIAKFAFDYATKKGRSKVTAVHKANIMKLGDGLFLQCCEEVAELYPKIKFETMIIDNCCMQLVQNPYQFDVLVMPNLYGNIIDNLAAGLVGGAGVVPGESYSAEYAVFETGARHPFAQAVGRNIANPTAMLLSASNMLRHLNLEYHSSMIADAVKKVIKVGKVRTRDMGGYSTTTDFIKSVIGHLHPHGS, encoded by the exons ATGGCGACTGAAAACAAAGCAAGAGACAAAGTGCTTGCGCATCCCATGACCTCCCCACCGGCAAGAAAGAGGAGAAACGGGCGTGAGCAAGCAGTGCTGGTTGGCGCAGAGAGAAGTGCCAGAAACTCAATACAGGCCGGAAGTCGGGGTACGGGGCCGCGCCAGCTTCAGGCGTCACTTCCCACGCGACTTCCTTCGGGAAACATGGCGGCACTGAGCGGTGTCCGCTGGCTGACCCGA GCGCTGGTCTCCGCCGGGAACCCTGGGGCATGGAGAGGTCTGAGTACCTCGGCCGCGGCGCACGCTGCATCGCGGAGCCAG GCCGAGGACGTGAGGGTGGAGGGCTCCTTTCCCGTGACCATGCTTCCGGGAGACGGTGTGGGGCCTGAGCTGATGCACGCCGTCAAGGAGGTGTTCAAG GCTGCCGCTGTCCCAGTGGAGTTCCAGGAGCACCACCTGAGTGAGGTGCAGAATATGGCATCTGAGGAGAAGCTGGAGCAGGTGCTGAGTTCCATGAAGGAGAACAAAGTGGCCATCATTG GAAAGATTCATACCCCGATGGAGTATAAGGGGGAGCTAGCCTCCTATGATATGCGGCTGAG GCGTAAGTTGGACTTATTTGCCAACGTAGTCCATGTGAAGTCACTTCCTGGGTATATGACTCGGCACAACAATCTAGACCTGGTGATCATTCGAGAGCAGACGGAAGGGGAGTACAGCTCTTTGGAACATGAG AGTGCAAGGGGTGTGATTGAGTGTTTGAAGATTGTCACACGAGCCAAGTCTCAGCGGATTGCAAAGTTTGCCTTTGACTATGCCACCAAGAAGGGGCGGAGCAAGGTCACTGCTGTCCACAAGGCCAACATCAT GAAACTTGGGGATGGGTTGTTCCTGCAGTGCTGTGAGGAAGTTGCTGAACTGTACCCCAAAATCAAATTTGAGACAATGATCATAGACAACTGCTGCATGCAG CTGGTGCAGAATCCTTACCAGTTTGATGTGCTTGTGATGCCCAATCTCTATGGGAACATTATTGACAATCTGGCTGCTGGCCTGGTTGGGGGAGCTGGTGTGGTCCCTGGTGAGAGCTATAGTGCAGAATATGCAGTCTTTGAGACG GGTGCCCGGCACCCATTTGCCCAGGCAGTGGGCAGGAATATAGCCAATCCCACGGCCATGCTGCTGTCGGCTTCCAACATGCTGCGGCATCTTAA TCTTGAGTATCACTCCAGCATGATTGCAGATGCGGTGAAGAAGGTGATCAAAGTTGGCAAG GTGCGGACTCGAGACATGGGCGGCTACAGCACCACAACCGACTTCATCAAGTCTGTCATCGGTCACCTGCACCCCCATGGGAGCTAG